The following proteins are encoded in a genomic region of Thermoflexus hugenholtzii JAD2:
- a CDS encoding phytoene desaturase family protein: protein MRVVVIGAGIGGLTTAAILAHDGLEVEVLEAHTDPGGCAATFSYRGFRFDAGATLAGGFAPGMPMAILGERLGISWGIHPEALAMQVHLPDGTTISRWTDRERWRIERRAHFGAAGEPFWAWQEQTAQALWDLAREGFPWPPQDAGEGWRLFRRATAWLRRHPGMWSSIVQDAFRPVAARLPEGERLRLFVDAQLMISAQAPAARANALYGAVALDLPHTGVGSMPGGIGAIAERLVEAVRRAGGRVRFGQEVQRVRRSGPRAFRVETGAGEGMEADVVIFNLPPSNAAALLGEEAPPILRRLPEAPPDGWGAFMVYLGVPEDRIPPNLPLHHQILTEEGLAEGGMIFLTLSPSWDPTRAPPGFRSITLSTHTALAPWWEALARSPQAYAARKAELTARVLRAARRLLPDLPASEAEWPEGWVLRTATPVTFHQFTRRARGWVAGFPQTSLWRYIGPRLAPGLWLVGDAIFPGPSIPAVALGAMRVAQQVQREAARARRWLLWGRPLPSSSSLSGGSIR, encoded by the coding sequence ATGCGTGTCGTTGTGATCGGAGCGGGCATCGGCGGGCTGACGACGGCCGCCATCCTCGCCCACGACGGGCTAGAGGTGGAGGTGCTGGAGGCCCACACGGATCCGGGGGGGTGCGCAGCCACCTTCTCCTATCGAGGTTTTCGCTTCGACGCAGGGGCAACGCTGGCCGGCGGGTTCGCCCCGGGGATGCCCATGGCGATCCTGGGGGAACGGCTGGGGATCTCGTGGGGCATCCATCCGGAGGCCCTCGCCATGCAGGTTCACCTGCCCGATGGGACGACGATCTCCCGCTGGACGGATCGAGAGCGGTGGCGGATAGAACGGCGCGCGCACTTCGGCGCAGCGGGAGAGCCCTTTTGGGCGTGGCAGGAGCAGACCGCTCAAGCCCTTTGGGATCTCGCGCGAGAAGGGTTTCCCTGGCCCCCTCAGGACGCCGGTGAAGGATGGAGGCTCTTTCGGAGGGCAACCGCCTGGCTGCGGCGGCATCCGGGGATGTGGAGCTCCATCGTTCAGGATGCCTTCCGCCCGGTGGCGGCGCGGCTGCCTGAAGGGGAACGATTGCGCTTGTTCGTGGATGCCCAGTTGATGATCAGCGCCCAAGCCCCTGCAGCGCGGGCCAACGCTCTCTACGGAGCGGTCGCCCTGGATCTCCCACACACCGGTGTCGGGTCCATGCCTGGCGGCATCGGGGCGATCGCTGAGCGGCTGGTGGAGGCTGTGCGAAGGGCCGGGGGGCGGGTGCGCTTCGGCCAGGAGGTCCAACGGGTTCGGCGTTCCGGGCCGCGCGCCTTCCGCGTGGAGACAGGCGCCGGGGAAGGGATGGAGGCAGACGTCGTGATCTTCAACCTGCCGCCCAGCAACGCGGCCGCCCTGCTGGGTGAGGAGGCGCCGCCCATCCTGCGCAGGCTCCCGGAGGCCCCGCCCGACGGCTGGGGCGCCTTCATGGTCTACCTGGGGGTGCCGGAGGATCGGATCCCCCCGAACCTGCCGCTCCACCACCAGATCCTGACTGAAGAGGGGCTTGCGGAGGGAGGGATGATCTTCCTAACTCTCAGCCCATCGTGGGACCCCACTCGTGCTCCACCGGGGTTTCGATCCATTACCCTCAGCACCCACACGGCCCTGGCGCCCTGGTGGGAGGCGCTGGCCCGCAGCCCCCAAGCTTACGCAGCCCGGAAGGCCGAGCTGACCGCGCGCGTCCTCCGGGCAGCCCGCCGCCTCCTCCCCGATCTGCCCGCATCCGAGGCGGAGTGGCCGGAAGGATGGGTCCTCCGGACCGCCACGCCGGTCACCTTCCATCAGTTTACCCGCCGTGCCCGGGGATGGGTGGCCGGTTTCCCCCAGACTTCCCTGTGGCGATATATCGGCCCTCGCCTGGCCCCTGGGTTGTGGCTCGTGGGAGACGCCATCTTCCCCGGCCCCTCGATCCCCGCCGTGGCCCTGGGAGCCATGCGCGTGGCCCAGCAGGTGCAGCGCGAAGCGGCCCGGGCCCGGCGCTGGCTTCTCTGGGGCCGTCCGCTCCCTTCATCCTCTTCGCTTTCTGGAGGCTCGATCCGATGA
- a CDS encoding DICT sensory domain-containing protein: MNALRILEDFYRGIMASYPPQGEALLARVRPEAWRQLAFRYTLSVEAMTQISHIIEEQAMQHPRPVCFHVSFQTLSRFLPQRERYRALAPRVERLWLYGAFDVADPEEAQVGPNVILIDTEGTLLLSYWFVIAYGPGLSMCLLAREIPALDGQGRFYEGFYTFEPTVAYEVLSMLHLAFPKQVPVPTPVEEL; the protein is encoded by the coding sequence ATGAACGCCCTGCGCATCCTGGAGGATTTCTACCGCGGGATCATGGCCAGCTATCCCCCGCAAGGGGAAGCCCTGCTCGCCCGGGTCCGGCCGGAGGCCTGGCGGCAGCTTGCCTTCCGCTACACACTATCGGTCGAGGCGATGACCCAGATAAGCCACATCATCGAAGAGCAGGCGATGCAGCATCCCCGACCGGTCTGCTTCCATGTCTCGTTCCAGACCCTGTCCCGCTTCCTGCCCCAGCGCGAGCGTTACCGAGCGCTGGCCCCCCGGGTGGAGCGGCTCTGGCTATATGGGGCCTTCGATGTGGCGGACCCCGAGGAGGCCCAAGTGGGCCCGAACGTGATCCTCATCGATACGGAAGGAACCCTTCTGTTGTCCTACTGGTTCGTCATCGCGTATGGGCCCGGGCTCTCGATGTGCCTGCTCGCCCGGGAGATCCCGGCGTTGGACGGCCAGGGCCGATTTTACGAGGGATTCTATACTTTTGAGCCCACAGTGGCCTATGAAGTTCTCTCCATGCTCCACCTGGCCTTTCCGAAACAGGTGCCTGTGCCGACACCGGTGGAGGAATTGTGA
- a CDS encoding cryptochrome/photolyase family protein, whose product MAEVALWWIRRDLRLHDAPALHAALRAAAAVVPVFILDPTLTRAPGATIRRRFLIGGLRALDAALHARGGCLVVREGSPAEVLEALMAETGASAIFAERDLTPYARRRDAFVARSLPLRLVGHPTIHPPESLVRADGGAYRVFGAFRRVWEALPLPAPLPPPERSLATPTGLFSLLHVEGWETRMIAQEEEFPPGEAEALRRLRAFTEGPEAPIYRYARERDRLDREGTARLSPYFRFGMLSPRTAAAAAIAAMANAPDAEGQRSAQAWLRELIWRDFFYVLFAHEPALRRRSLFPFGERIPWRSDPEGFAAWAEGRTGYPLVDAGMRQLQATGWMPNRVRMVAAAFLAKHLLIDWRWGERWFMTHLLDGDPAVNGGNWQWAAGVGVDTAPYVRIFQPAAQSRRSDPHGAYIRRWVPELADVPDEYVHAPWEMPPEIQRAAGCRVGVDYPAPWVPERAAAQARVIFREARRR is encoded by the coding sequence ATGGCCGAGGTGGCCCTCTGGTGGATCCGGCGGGATCTGCGTCTCCACGACGCCCCGGCCCTGCACGCTGCCCTGAGGGCCGCTGCCGCAGTGGTTCCCGTCTTCATCCTCGATCCCACCCTGACCCGAGCCCCGGGAGCGACCATCCGGCGGCGATTCCTGATCGGCGGATTGCGGGCGCTGGACGCGGCCCTGCACGCCCGCGGGGGCTGCCTGGTGGTTCGGGAGGGATCGCCCGCGGAGGTCTTAGAGGCCCTGATGGCCGAAACCGGCGCCTCGGCGATCTTCGCGGAGCGGGATCTCACCCCTTACGCCCGGCGTCGGGATGCGTTCGTGGCCCGTTCGCTTCCCCTGCGCCTGGTGGGCCATCCGACCATCCATCCTCCTGAGTCCTTGGTCCGCGCCGACGGGGGCGCCTATCGGGTGTTCGGGGCCTTCCGTCGCGTCTGGGAAGCACTCCCCCTTCCCGCGCCCCTGCCTCCGCCGGAGCGGTCCTTGGCCACACCCACCGGATTGTTCTCCCTCCTCCACGTCGAGGGATGGGAAACGAGGATGATCGCGCAAGAGGAGGAGTTCCCTCCGGGAGAGGCCGAGGCGCTGCGGCGGCTGCGGGCCTTCACGGAAGGGCCCGAGGCGCCGATCTACCGCTATGCCCGGGAGCGGGATCGATTGGACCGCGAGGGGACGGCCCGGCTCTCCCCTTACTTCCGGTTCGGGATGCTCTCGCCGCGCACCGCTGCGGCGGCCGCCATTGCGGCCATGGCGAACGCCCCCGATGCGGAGGGCCAGCGGAGCGCTCAGGCATGGCTGAGGGAGCTGATCTGGCGAGACTTCTTTTACGTGCTGTTCGCCCACGAGCCGGCGCTGCGCCGGCGGAGCCTGTTTCCCTTCGGCGAACGCATCCCATGGCGGTCGGATCCCGAGGGCTTTGCGGCCTGGGCCGAGGGGCGCACTGGCTATCCCCTGGTGGACGCCGGGATGCGTCAGCTGCAGGCGACCGGATGGATGCCCAATCGCGTGCGGATGGTGGCGGCCGCGTTCCTCGCCAAGCATCTGCTCATCGACTGGCGATGGGGAGAACGGTGGTTCATGACCCACCTTCTCGACGGCGACCCGGCCGTCAACGGGGGGAACTGGCAGTGGGCCGCGGGGGTGGGGGTGGACACCGCGCCTTACGTGCGCATCTTCCAGCCCGCGGCCCAATCCCGACGCAGCGACCCGCACGGCGCCTACATCCGGCGCTGGGTGCCGGAGCTGGCGGACGTCCCGGACGAATACGTGCACGCCCCATGGGAAATGCCTCCTGAGATCCAGCGGGCCGCAGGCTGTCGCGTTGGAGTCGATTATCCAGCGCCCTGGGTGCCGGAAAGGGCAGCGGCGCAGGCGCGGGTGATCTTCCGGGAGGCGCGACGACGATGA
- a CDS encoding cytochrome P450, with translation MKPMKEKTDGHAPPIPSVESRLRALAVRLRGGTWLDALEALRAGAGDVFRLEMPGFRAVVAAGPASIRAALVEAVSSLRSRVDPDPVVRLFRTGILVMDGAEHAALRRIAAPFFRPAALERFAPTIVRAADRQIEAWADGAHVEIIEAMRTLALEVLLEALFGIPGPTEAPRLLPLLRAAQAYISPGPWLLHPALSRPGLKGPLQELEQVLRDHIRERRACPMGGTLLDAWIEAFGGDEERVRDQMLTMLIAGHDTVAAWLAWTMILLAAHPEVQERARAAVDARLGWGTPSPEALRGLEELEGIGWEALRLYPPIPVLNRRATASCTLEGWTIPAGVRVMVSLYTLHRHPGLWAEPHAFRPERFRGEGMGLRFLPFGAGPHTCIGAPLARLEWKLAVARMLQRAAFEPAFSTPRPRMGATLEPAPGLLVRIRRRW, from the coding sequence ATGAAACCAATGAAAGAGAAGACCGATGGCCACGCGCCGCCCATCCCCTCAGTGGAAAGCCGGCTGCGCGCCCTCGCCGTGCGACTGCGCGGCGGCACGTGGCTGGATGCTTTAGAGGCGCTGCGCGCAGGGGCCGGGGACGTGTTCCGCTTGGAGATGCCGGGCTTCCGAGCCGTGGTGGCCGCCGGCCCCGCCTCCATCCGCGCGGCCCTGGTGGAAGCGGTCTCCTCCCTGCGCTCCCGGGTGGATCCGGACCCGGTGGTGCGCCTGTTCCGGACCGGGATATTGGTGATGGACGGTGCGGAGCACGCCGCTCTACGTCGGATCGCCGCGCCCTTCTTCCGGCCGGCGGCGCTGGAGCGCTTCGCCCCCACGATCGTCCGCGCCGCCGACCGACAGATCGAAGCCTGGGCGGACGGAGCGCATGTGGAGATCATCGAGGCGATGCGGACGCTGGCCCTGGAGGTCCTCCTTGAAGCCCTGTTTGGAATCCCCGGGCCGACGGAGGCGCCGCGGCTGCTCCCGCTGCTGCGGGCCGCCCAGGCGTATATCTCCCCGGGCCCCTGGCTCCTCCATCCCGCCCTCTCCCGACCCGGCCTGAAAGGGCCCCTTCAGGAGCTGGAACAGGTGCTCCGGGATCATATCCGTGAGCGCCGAGCATGCCCGATGGGGGGAACCCTCCTGGACGCCTGGATCGAGGCCTTCGGGGGCGATGAAGAGCGAGTGCGGGATCAAATGCTCACCATGCTGATCGCCGGTCACGACACGGTGGCCGCCTGGCTGGCGTGGACAATGATCCTCCTGGCCGCCCATCCGGAGGTTCAGGAGCGAGCCCGAGCAGCCGTGGACGCGCGGCTGGGCTGGGGAACGCCAAGCCCGGAGGCCCTGCGCGGCCTGGAGGAGCTGGAGGGGATCGGCTGGGAAGCCCTGCGCCTGTATCCGCCGATCCCCGTTCTCAACCGGCGGGCGACGGCCTCCTGCACGCTGGAGGGATGGACGATCCCCGCCGGAGTTCGAGTGATGGTCTCGCTCTACACGCTCCATCGCCACCCGGGCCTGTGGGCGGAACCTCACGCCTTCCGCCCCGAGCGGTTCCGAGGGGAAGGGATGGGGCTGCGGTTTCTGCCTTTCGGGGCGGGGCCGCATACCTGCATCGGCGCACCGCTGGCGCGGCTGGAGTGGAAACTGGCCGTGGCGCGGATGCTCCAGCGGGCGGCCTTTGAGCCGGCGTTCTCCACCCCGCGGCCGCGGATGGGGGCCACGCTGGAGCCCGCGCCCGGCCTCCTCGTGCGGATCCGACGGAGGTGGTAA
- a CDS encoding glycosyltransferase, with product MSGRSLRDLPIPELAAVLLSWWAFARASRLPRLALPPPQELLPALSIIVPARNEARNLRRLLPSLCGLRYPGPLEILVVDDESEDETAEVAVAFEATVLRAGPRPPGWLGKPFAAHRGAEAASGEWLLFTDADTWHAPDSAARAVAWALQHQVDALTLFPDLETERIWEAAALAVAFAGLFAGLRRFDGLINGQYLLIPRAVYFASGGFAAVRDRMLEDLAFGQRLRALGYRIALVDGRDVVRVRTDGDLRAWIHRMGRWAAGVMEAQAMRPWVPVLLTAGMAFPLGEVRRGRLGARLLRWALAGLGAYPWAQRWGWPAAAGLAPLGAALLAGSALWGLARRWSGHGIPWKGRRVR from the coding sequence GTGAGCGGGCGTTCCCTCCGCGATCTCCCGATCCCTGAGCTGGCGGCGGTCCTCCTCTCATGGTGGGCCTTCGCCCGGGCGAGCCGCCTGCCGCGACTGGCCCTTCCGCCTCCACAGGAACTTCTGCCCGCCCTCTCCATCATCGTGCCGGCGCGCAACGAGGCCCGGAACCTGCGCCGACTGCTGCCCTCCCTGTGCGGCCTGCGCTACCCGGGCCCCTTGGAGATCCTGGTGGTGGACGATGAGTCAGAGGACGAGACGGCAGAAGTGGCCGTGGCCTTTGAGGCGACCGTGCTCCGCGCAGGCCCACGCCCGCCGGGCTGGCTGGGGAAGCCCTTCGCCGCCCACCGGGGCGCGGAGGCTGCATCCGGGGAATGGTTGCTTTTCACCGATGCCGACACCTGGCACGCTCCCGACAGCGCCGCGAGGGCCGTGGCCTGGGCGCTTCAGCATCAGGTGGATGCCCTGACCCTCTTCCCCGATCTGGAGACCGAACGCATCTGGGAGGCAGCCGCCCTCGCCGTGGCCTTCGCCGGGCTCTTCGCCGGCCTGCGCCGCTTCGACGGGCTGATCAACGGCCAGTATCTCCTGATCCCCCGCGCCGTCTACTTCGCCAGCGGAGGGTTCGCCGCGGTGCGGGACCGGATGCTGGAGGATCTGGCTTTCGGGCAACGGCTGCGAGCCCTCGGCTATCGCATCGCCCTGGTGGACGGACGCGATGTCGTGCGGGTGCGAACGGATGGAGATCTTCGGGCATGGATCCACCGGATGGGGCGCTGGGCCGCGGGGGTGATGGAAGCACAGGCCATGCGCCCGTGGGTCCCGGTGTTGCTGACCGCAGGGATGGCCTTCCCGCTGGGCGAGGTGAGGCGAGGGCGTCTGGGAGCACGCCTCCTCCGCTGGGCATTGGCCGGGCTGGGGGCCTATCCCTGGGCGCAACGATGGGGATGGCCGGCCGCGGCCGGGCTGGCCCCGTTGGGAGCAGCCCTCCTCGCGGGGAGCGCCCTCTGGGGGCTGGCTCGCCGCTGGAGCGGGCATGGGATCCCGTGGAAAGGCCGAAGGGTTCGTTGA